One region of Brassica napus cultivar Da-Ae chromosome A10, Da-Ae, whole genome shotgun sequence genomic DNA includes:
- the LOC106445542 gene encoding histone-lysine N-methyltransferase, H3 lysine-9 specific SUVH1-like, producing MEGNYIDKTRVLDIKPLRTLRPIFPSGNQAPPFVCAPPFGPFPAGFSPFYPFGSSQVNEQTPDLSQAQHQPQLPPQGQHQPQNLSERSLATPSRPLRSSNGDIEPVESTLKRKTPKKRQLSTVNFESGISVAERDNGNRELVTSVLMRFDALRRRLAQLEDAEDAVNGIIKRPDLKAGSTCMSRGVRTNTKKRPGLVPGVEIGDIFFFRFEMCLVGLHSPSMAGIDYLVIKGGDAEEEEPIATSIVSSAYTENDRVNPDVLVYTGQGGHADKDKEASDQKLERGNLALEKSLHRNNAVRVIRGLNLKEATHRVKIYVYDGIYEIKEAWIEKGKSGHDTFKYKLVRAPNQPPGFATWTEIQSWKTGKSPRRGLILPDLTSGVESVAVSLVNEVDSENGPSYFTYSTTVKYSMSFQLTQPSSGCGCGNKCKPGNLECPCIRKNGGEFPYTGNDILVSRRPMVYECSPSCPCLTCKSKVTQMGVKLRLEVFKTVDRGWGLRSWDPIRAGAFICVYAGEARDKSKVQQTMANDDFTFDTTRVYTPFKWNYEAGLADEDASEEVSEEPQLPLPLIISAKNIGNVARFMNHSCSPNVFWQPVSYENNGQLYLHVAFFAISHIPPKTELTYDYGVSRPTGAQNGNPVYGKKRCFCGTQYCRGSFG from the coding sequence ATGGAAGGAAACTACATTGATAAGACTCGAGTGTTGGATATCAAACCGTTGCGTACTTTAAGACCTATCTTCCCAAGTGGGAATCAAGCTCCTCCTTTCGTCTGTGCACCTCCTTTTGGTCCCTTTCCAGCTGGATTCTCACCTTTCTACCCCTTTGGCTCCTCTCAAGTGAATGAACAAACACCAGATCTCTCTCAAGCTCAACACCAGCCTCAGCTTCCACCTCAAGGTCAGCATCAGCCTCAGAATCTATCAGAACGTTCGCTGGCTACTCCTTCGAGGCCACTTAGATCTTCTAATGGAGACATAGAGCCTGTGGAGTCAACTTTGAAAAGAAAGACTCCTAAAAAGCGTCAGCTCTCTACTGTGAATTTCGAGAGTGGGATTAGTGTTGCTGAAAGAGACAATGGCAACAGGGAGCTGGTTACGAGTGTTCTTATGCGGTTTGACGCGTTGAGAAGAAGGCTTGCACAGCTGGAGGATGCGGAGGACGCGGTCAACGGGATCATCAAACGCCCTGACTTAAAAGCAGGATCAACTTGTATGAGCAGAGGGGTTAGGACCAACACCAAGAAGAGGCCAGGTCTTGTTCCTGGCGTTGAGATTGGGGACATATTCTTCTTCAGGTTTGAGATGTGTTTGGTCGGGTTACATTCTCCATCGATGGCTGGCATTGACTATCTGGTCATCAAGGGGGGAGATGCAGAAGAAGAGGAGCCTATCGCCACCAGCATTGTATCTTCTGCATATACCGAAAACGACAGAGTTAATCCGGATGTTCTGGTGTACACCGGTCAGGGAGGTCACGCTGATAAAGATAAAGAAGCATCAGACCAGAAGCTGGAGAGAGGTAACCTCGCTTTGgagaagagcttgcataggaaCAATGCGGTTAGGGTGATCAGAGGCTTGAACTTGAAGGAAGCTACTCACAGGGTTAAGATCTATGTCTACGATGGGATCTACGAGATCAAAGAGGCGTGGATAGAGAAAGGCAAATCAGGACACGACACCTTCAAGTATAAGCTAGTGAGAGCTCCTAATCAGCCTCCTGGTTTTGCTACGTGGACCGAGATACAAAGTTGGAAGACTGGTAAGTCCCCAAGGAGAGGACTCATCCTCCCTGATCTCACTTCCGGCGTCGAAAGCGTAGCTGTCTCGCTTGTGAACGAAGTTGATAGCGAGAATGGTCCTTCTTACTTCACCTACTCCACAACGGTTAAATACTCAATGTCCTTTCAGCTGACGCAGCCTTCTAGCGGATGCGGTTGCGGAAACAAATGCAAGCCGGGGAACTTGGAATGCCCCTGCATAAGGAAGAACGGAGGCGAGTTTCCTTACACAGGGAATGATATTTTAGTTAGCCGGAGGCCTATGGTATATGAATGCAGCCCTTCTTGCCCTTGCTTGACTTGTAAAAGCAAGGTGACTCAGATGGGAGTGAAACTGAGGCTGGAGGTTTTCAAGACGGTGGATAGAGGATGGGGGTTACGCTCGTGGGATCCTATTCGCGCCGGTGCGTTTATATGTGTGTATGCAGGTGAGGCCAGAGATAAGTCCAAGGTGCAGCAGACGATGGCTAACGATGACTTTACCTTTGATACGACGCGTGTTTACACCCCTTTTAAATGGAACTATGAGGCTGGCTTAGCGGACGAAGATGCTTCTGAGGAAGTGTCTGAAGAACCTCAACTCCCTTTGCCTCTTATAATCAGTGCTAAGAATATTGGGAACGTTGCAAGGTTCATGAATCACAGTTGCTCTCCTAATGTGTTCTGGCAGCCGGTTAGTTATGAGAATAACGGTCAGCTCTACTTGCACGTCGCCTTCTTTGCTATTTCACACATCCCTCCCAAGACTGAGTTGACTTACGACTATGGTGTTTCAAGACCAACGGGAGCTCAAAATGGCAATCCTGTGTATGGTAAAAAGAGGTGCTTTTGCGGAACACAGTATTGCCGTGGCTCATTTGGTTGA
- the LOC125579103 gene encoding nicotianamine synthase 1-like, whose product MACKNNRVVKQIIHLYDQISKLESLKPSKNVDTLFGQLVSTCLPTDTNIDVTKMSEEVKDMRSNLIKLCGEAEGYLEQHFSTILGSLLQEDQNPLDHLNIFPYYNNYLKLGKLEFNLLSQHSSHVPSKIAFVGSGPMPLTSIVLAKFHLPNTTFHNFDIDSHANALASSLVSRDPDLSKRMIFHTTDVLNATEGLDQYDVVFLAALVGMDKEAKVKAIEHLEKHMALGAVLMLRSAHALRAFLYPIVDSSDLKGFQLLTIFHPTDDVVNSVVIARKLGGSTIRRSR is encoded by the coding sequence ATGGCTTGCAAAAACAATCGTGTTGTGAAGCAGATCATCCACTTATACGACCAAATCTCAAAGCTCGAGAGTTTAAAACCTTCAAAAAATGTCGACACATTGTTCGGACAACTCGTGTCCACGTGCTTACCCACGGACACAAACATCGATGTCACAAAGATGAGTGAAGAAGTCAAAGACATGAGATCTAACCTCATCAAGCTATGTGGTGAAGCCGAAGGTTATTTAGAGCAACACTTCTCCACAATCTTGGGATCTTTATTACAAGAAGACCAAAACCCACTCGACCATTTAAACATCTTTCCTTACTACAACAACTACCTCAAGCTAGGCAAGCTTGAGTTCAATCTCTTGAGTCAACACTCGAGCCATGTTCCGTCCAAGATTGCCTTCGTTGGCTCCGGACCTATGCCTCTCACATCAATCGTCTTGGCTAAGTTCCACCTCCCAAACACGACGTTCCACAACTTTGACATCGATTCACACGCAAACGCACTCGCTTCAAGCCTCGTCTCTCGCGATCCAGACCTCTCAAAACGCATGATCTTCCACACAACGGACGTGCTAAACGCCACGGAAGGGCTAGACCAATACGACGTCGTTTTCTTGGCGGCTCTCGTTGGAATGGACAAAGAGGCAAAGGTCAAAGCCATCGAGCACTTGGAGAAACACATGGCTCTTGGAGCTGTCCTCATGCTAAGGAGTGCTCATGCTCTTAGAGCCTTCTTGTACCCAATCGTTGACTCTTCTGATCTCAAAGGCTTCCAGCTCTTGACCATATTTCATCCGACCGATGACGTGGTTAACTCGGTTGTGATCGCACGGAAGCTCGGTGGTTCGACTATTAGAAGATCTCGGTGA